From Heliomicrobium modesticaldum Ice1, a single genomic window includes:
- a CDS encoding response regulator translates to MLKGAPIVQESGAEPMILLAEDNLVNQKLVLLQLKKLGLQAHAVMNGREAVEAARSGRYALILMDCQMPVMDGYEATQLIRSYEREQGVHRPIIAMTAYAMQGDKERCLQVGMDDYLSKPFVIQALRQVLERWLSPFPRAGCACDTDPIDCSVLDRLRELQVEDEPDIVTEVIEIFLRDTPPKIEALREAVRQRDAQALANLAHSLKSSSAGIGANALSACSKELETMVRQGCLDSASVKAEQVAREFERTQKILRHLVGHHPE, encoded by the coding sequence GTGCTTAAGGGTGCGCCGATCGTCCAAGAATCCGGTGCGGAGCCGATGATCCTCCTTGCCGAAGACAACCTCGTCAACCAGAAACTCGTCTTATTGCAGTTAAAAAAGTTGGGCTTGCAGGCCCACGCCGTCATGAACGGCCGGGAAGCGGTGGAAGCGGCGCGGAGCGGTCGCTACGCATTGATCTTGATGGATTGCCAGATGCCGGTCATGGATGGTTATGAGGCCACTCAGCTCATCCGTTCCTACGAGAGGGAACAGGGCGTACATAGGCCGATCATCGCCATGACGGCCTATGCCATGCAGGGCGACAAGGAGCGCTGCCTCCAAGTGGGGATGGACGACTACCTGAGCAAGCCTTTTGTCATCCAGGCCTTGCGCCAGGTGCTTGAACGCTGGCTTTCCCCGTTCCCCCGCGCAGGGTGCGCTTGCGATACAGACCCTATCGACTGCAGCGTATTGGACCGCCTCCGGGAGTTGCAGGTAGAGGACGAACCAGACATTGTCACAGAGGTGATCGAGATCTTTTTACGCGACACGCCGCCGAAGATCGAGGCGCTGCGAGAAGCGGTCCGTCAGCGGGACGCGCAGGCGCTGGCTAACCTGGCCCACAGCCTCAAGTCCAGCAGCGCCGGCATCGGCGCCAATGCCTTGTCGGCCTGCAGCAAGGAACTGGAGACCATGGTGCGGCAAGGGTGTCTCGATTCGGCGTCGGTCAAGGCGGAGCAGGTGGCTCGCGAGTTCGAACGAACCCAAAAGATCCTTCGACACCTGGTGGGTCATCACCCGGAATAA
- a CDS encoding HutP family protein — protein sequence MGGNPGSKRVAAAALRLAMSESREDEHQLRRLYAEEGIRTAAVDYGGEFIPAVKKIIERAVVAAKREGVIRESHPEEGAVAGATHEALTQILPKAVGLNIGGKVGIARYHDHISVAVFFGIGLLHLDEVAVGMGHRAAL from the coding sequence ATGGGAGGCAATCCAGGCAGCAAACGCGTCGCAGCCGCCGCCCTGCGACTGGCCATGAGTGAGAGCCGGGAAGATGAGCATCAGTTGCGCCGCCTCTATGCCGAAGAGGGGATCCGGACAGCGGCAGTCGACTACGGCGGCGAGTTCATTCCGGCGGTGAAGAAGATCATCGAACGGGCGGTCGTGGCGGCCAAGCGGGAAGGGGTCATCCGGGAGAGCCACCCGGAGGAGGGCGCCGTCGCCGGTGCCACTCACGAGGCGCTGACCCAGATCCTGCCGAAGGCTGTAGGGCTGAACATCGGCGGCAAGGTGGGGATTGCCCGGTACCATGATCACATCAGTGTGGCCGTCTTTTTCGGCATCGGCCTGCTCCATCTCGATGAGGTGGCTGTCGGCATGGGCCATCGCGCGGCATTGTAG
- a CDS encoding PAS domain-containing hybrid sensor histidine kinase/response regulator — protein MSAVENGNGITLICDWQGMIMRVNSNRLGFSARIRAGQPFPGIVDRSCTDKALNFLAALRKQGSVFNWELNVPLGDQVLGLYFAGCASEGKMLIAGARTRSTMARLYEEMADSGSQAPALRSTLKELAAQTGTQADWDSELYEEVTRLNNELVNLQRVLVKKFEKSEERYRLLAEYASDLISRHTTENIILYASPASRSLLGYEPEEILGRSGYEFLHPKDMDRVGDNLREAIARLEPRLFQYRMRRKDGRYVWFESTVRPVQNMETGKVQEVVFVTRDITERKRAEEELHMAKERAEAADRAKSAFLATVSHEIRTPLHGIIGMIDLLLDTALTEEQASYGRTIGELSRLLSSIINDILDFSKMEAGRIELEVVDYELRAVVNDVVNLLRVRSEQKNLDITCDIDREVPPFLRGDPIRLRQVLINLGGNAVKFTEKGKVALRIAMDSRAEQSDPVNEVARFLRFEICDTGIGITDEVAPRLFQPFSQADMSTARRYGGTGLGLAISKRLVELMGGEIGFRSIPGLGTTFWFTMPLLESSAQAAEDSRAQEKADLLLPELPEKRILLVEDNPVNQKLASIQLKKFGLPLLAVSNGREAVEAVRREKYSLILMDCQMPEMDGFEATREIRRIEAEQGGHVPIVAMTARAMRGDREECLACGMDDYISKPIRSADLRRILNRWIFAIDVEKAERPDDSIDPGAKA, from the coding sequence ATGAGCGCAGTGGAGAATGGCAACGGAATCACGCTGATCTGTGACTGGCAGGGCATGATCATGCGCGTGAACAGCAACAGGCTGGGATTTTCTGCGCGGATCCGGGCGGGTCAGCCCTTTCCCGGCATCGTCGATCGGAGTTGCACTGACAAGGCTCTCAACTTTTTGGCTGCCCTGCGCAAACAGGGTTCCGTCTTCAACTGGGAGCTGAACGTTCCCTTGGGTGATCAGGTGCTCGGCCTCTACTTCGCCGGTTGCGCCTCAGAGGGGAAGATGCTCATCGCCGGAGCGAGGACTCGCTCCACCATGGCCCGTCTCTATGAGGAGATGGCCGACAGCGGCAGCCAGGCGCCGGCTTTGCGGTCGACGCTGAAGGAACTGGCCGCCCAGACGGGCACTCAGGCCGATTGGGACAGTGAGCTTTATGAAGAGGTGACGCGCCTCAACAACGAGTTGGTGAACCTGCAGCGTGTCCTCGTCAAGAAATTTGAAAAGAGCGAGGAACGCTACCGGCTCTTGGCCGAATACGCCTCTGATCTGATCTCCCGCCATACGACGGAGAACATAATTCTTTATGCGTCGCCGGCGAGCCGCTCCCTTTTGGGTTATGAGCCGGAAGAGATCCTCGGCCGTTCGGGATACGAATTTCTGCACCCCAAAGACATGGACCGGGTAGGCGACAACCTCCGCGAAGCCATAGCCCGCCTAGAGCCGCGCCTGTTCCAATACCGGATGCGGCGCAAAGACGGGCGGTATGTCTGGTTTGAGTCGACTGTCCGGCCTGTGCAGAACATGGAAACGGGGAAGGTACAGGAGGTCGTCTTCGTCACTCGGGACATAACGGAGCGGAAGCGTGCCGAAGAGGAGCTGCACATGGCCAAGGAGCGGGCCGAAGCAGCAGACCGGGCCAAGAGCGCTTTTTTGGCGACGGTGAGCCATGAGATCCGCACGCCCCTGCATGGGATCATCGGCATGATCGACCTGCTTCTCGACACCGCTTTGACGGAGGAACAGGCCAGCTACGGGCGCACTATCGGCGAGCTTTCGCGGCTCTTGTCGTCGATCATCAATGACATCCTCGATTTTTCCAAGATGGAAGCCGGCCGGATCGAGTTGGAGGTTGTCGACTACGAGCTCCGCGCCGTCGTCAATGATGTGGTCAACCTCTTGCGCGTTCGTTCGGAGCAGAAAAACCTCGACATTACCTGTGACATTGACAGAGAGGTCCCTCCTTTTTTGCGGGGCGATCCTATTCGTCTGCGGCAGGTCTTGATCAACCTCGGCGGCAACGCCGTCAAGTTTACGGAAAAAGGAAAGGTCGCCCTGCGGATCGCCATGGACTCTCGAGCGGAGCAAAGCGATCCTGTGAACGAGGTTGCCCGCTTTCTTCGCTTTGAGATTTGCGATACGGGCATCGGCATCACCGATGAGGTGGCGCCCCGCCTTTTTCAACCCTTCTCCCAGGCCGACATGTCGACGGCGCGCCGGTACGGGGGGACCGGTTTGGGGCTGGCCATTTCCAAGCGGCTCGTCGAGCTGATGGGCGGTGAGATCGGTTTTCGGAGTATTCCCGGGCTGGGGACGACCTTCTGGTTTACAATGCCGCTGTTGGAATCATCCGCTCAGGCTGCTGAGGACAGCCGGGCCCAGGAAAAGGCTGATTTGCTCTTGCCCGAACTGCCGGAAAAACGGATCTTGTTGGTGGAAGATAACCCTGTCAACCAGAAGTTGGCCTCCATTCAGTTGAAGAAGTTCGGCCTCCCCCTGCTTGCCGTCTCCAATGGCCGCGAGGCTGTTGAGGCCGTTCGGCGCGAGAAATACAGCCTGATCCTCATGGACTGCCAGATGCCGGAGATGGATGGTTTCGAGGCTACCCGGGAGATCCGCCGGATCGAGGCGGAACAGGGCGGTCATGTTCCCATCGTGGCCATGACGGCCCGAGCGATGCGCGGCGACCGGGAGGAGTGCTTGGCCTGTGGCATGGACGATTATATCAGTAAACCGATCCGTTCGGCCGATCTGCGCCGGATCTTGAATCGCTGGATTTTTGCCATCGATGTAGAGAAGGCGGAAAGGCCTGATGACAGCATCGATCCGGGCGCCAAGGCGTAA
- a CDS encoding NAD(P)/FAD-dependent oxidoreductase codes for MDTARVIVIGGGAAGLTAAIMGARAGAPLLLLEKNDRLGKKLLITGKGRCNVTNDTDIDGIIANLPGNGRFLYSALRAFDARQTMRFFEEELRLPLKVERGNRVFPQSDRAADVVDAMVRELKRLKVEVLTRRTVTSIERDAGGAVRGVRTSDGQFHPGVAVIVATGGSTYPGTGSSGDGFRFASELGHTVTTLRPSLVPLITAEPWVKDLQGLTLKNVQVTLRDKAGKKLGDEFGEMLFTHFGVSGPVILSLSKHATNYWEKSGAPEEHPLYVKINLKPALTPEQLDARIQRDFAQFQRKQFKNALGDLLPKSLIPIVIALSGISEDKFVHQITKAERRNLLETLTAFTVTATGHRPMSEAIVTAGGVDIREIDPKTMASKQTPGLFFAGEVVDVDGYTGGFNLQAAWSMGCAAGRAAAKLVKDQRRGL; via the coding sequence CTGGATACGGCAAGGGTCATCGTCATCGGAGGGGGGGCCGCCGGGCTGACGGCGGCCATCATGGGGGCCAGAGCAGGGGCGCCCCTTTTGCTTTTGGAGAAGAACGACCGGCTCGGAAAAAAACTGCTCATCACCGGCAAGGGCCGTTGCAATGTAACCAATGACACCGACATCGACGGGATCATCGCCAATCTGCCCGGCAACGGCAGGTTCCTCTACAGCGCCCTGCGGGCCTTTGACGCCCGGCAGACGATGCGCTTTTTCGAGGAAGAGCTGAGACTTCCATTGAAAGTGGAGCGGGGCAACCGCGTTTTCCCGCAGAGCGACCGGGCTGCCGACGTGGTCGACGCCATGGTCCGCGAGTTGAAGCGGTTGAAGGTGGAGGTGCTGACCAGGCGGACAGTGACGTCGATTGAACGGGACGCCGGCGGCGCCGTCCGGGGCGTTCGCACCAGTGACGGCCAATTCCATCCCGGCGTCGCCGTCATCGTCGCGACAGGGGGGAGCACCTACCCCGGCACGGGTAGCAGCGGCGACGGTTTCCGTTTCGCCAGCGAGTTGGGCCATACGGTGACGACCTTACGGCCCTCCCTCGTCCCTCTGATCACGGCTGAGCCTTGGGTCAAGGACCTGCAGGGGCTGACGCTGAAAAACGTGCAGGTGACCCTCCGCGATAAGGCCGGCAAAAAGCTGGGCGACGAGTTCGGCGAGATGCTCTTCACCCATTTCGGCGTCTCCGGTCCGGTCATCCTCAGCCTCAGCAAGCACGCCACGAACTACTGGGAAAAAAGCGGCGCTCCGGAGGAACACCCGCTCTACGTCAAGATCAACCTGAAACCTGCCCTGACGCCGGAGCAGTTGGATGCCCGGATCCAGCGCGATTTCGCCCAGTTTCAGCGCAAGCAATTCAAAAACGCCCTGGGCGATCTGCTGCCCAAGTCGCTGATCCCCATCGTCATCGCCTTGTCGGGCATCTCAGAGGATAAGTTTGTCCATCAGATCACCAAGGCGGAGCGGCGCAACCTCTTGGAGACGCTGACAGCGTTTACTGTGACGGCGACGGGCCACCGGCCTATGAGCGAGGCCATCGTCACCGCCGGCGGCGTCGATATCCGCGAGATCGACCCCAAAACGATGGCCAGCAAGCAGACACCTGGTCTCTTTTTCGCCGGCGAGGTGGTCGACGTAGACGGCTATACAGGCGGTTTCAACCTCCAGGCGGCCTGGTCGATGGGCTGTGCGGCCGGACGGGCGGCGGCGAAGCTTGTCAAGGACCAGCGACGGGGGCTATAA
- a CDS encoding cobalamin B12-binding domain-containing protein — protein MAQLYPFVFSGPSKNRRLVATSVSGELHEIGIRMVADFLEMDGWDTYYLGASTPAANVVQALRDNNAQVLALSATMTFHVRNVEDMIRVVRAAKDVGNVKIMVGGYPFNIEKDLWRQVGADAYAADALAAVDTANRLVTGE, from the coding sequence ATGGCCCAGTTGTATCCCTTTGTTTTTTCAGGTCCCTCCAAAAACCGCCGGCTCGTCGCCACTTCTGTGAGCGGTGAACTGCATGAGATCGGGATCCGCATGGTGGCTGACTTTTTGGAGATGGACGGTTGGGATACTTACTACCTTGGGGCGAGTACGCCGGCGGCCAACGTGGTCCAGGCCTTGCGCGATAACAACGCCCAGGTGCTCGCCCTGTCGGCGACGATGACCTTCCATGTGCGAAACGTCGAGGACATGATCCGGGTGGTCCGCGCCGCCAAGGATGTGGGCAACGTGAAGATCATGGTCGGCGGCTATCCCTTCAACATTGAAAAGGATTTGTGGCGGCAGGTTGGCGCCGACGCCTATGCGGCGGACGCGTTGGCTGCGGTGGATACGGCAAACCGGCTAGTGACAGGCGAGTGA
- the cobO gene encoding cob(I)yrinic acid a,c-diamide adenosyltransferase, protein MGVARARLEKGLIQVYTGNAKGKTTAALGLALRALGHGFKIFIVQFMKGSSYYGELFSLQRLSPDIQLAQYGRNCPHDPMIRQGEMQCVGCGSCFVRKGAATEQDRLMADRAMERARAVITSGEYDIVILDELSNALWFDLVTLENALDLLAAKPDHVEVVITGRNTPPEILEKAHLVTEMREIKHPYQIGVPSRRGIEY, encoded by the coding sequence ATGGGCGTGGCAAGAGCGCGTCTGGAAAAAGGTTTGATTCAGGTGTACACGGGAAATGCCAAGGGAAAAACGACGGCGGCCCTTGGTCTCGCCCTGCGGGCCCTCGGTCACGGGTTTAAGATCTTTATCGTTCAATTCATGAAAGGCAGCTCCTATTACGGAGAACTATTCTCTTTGCAGCGGCTTTCACCGGATATTCAACTGGCTCAGTACGGCCGCAACTGTCCCCATGACCCGATGATCCGGCAAGGGGAGATGCAGTGTGTCGGCTGTGGCAGTTGTTTTGTGCGCAAGGGAGCGGCGACTGAACAGGACCGGCTGATGGCTGATCGCGCCATGGAACGGGCGCGGGCGGTGATCACCTCCGGTGAATACGATATCGTCATCTTAGACGAATTGTCCAATGCCCTCTGGTTTGATCTGGTCACCCTGGAAAATGCGCTGGACCTGCTGGCGGCCAAACCGGACCATGTGGAAGTGGTCATCACCGGACGGAACACGCCGCCGGAGATCCTGGAGAAGGCCCATCTGGTGACAGAGATGCGCGAGATCAAGCATCCCTACCAGATCGGGGTGCCGAGCCGCCGAGGCATTGAATACTGA
- a CDS encoding pseudouridine synthase, translated as MDSQTVRLQKLLAAHGVASRREAEAMIRAGRVRINGTVVREQGVRVDGARDVIEVDGRILKRREAPLYYALYKPRGVVTTCKDPQGRQTVIGLLSGVNERVYPVGRLDRDTEGLLLLTNDGQLAFRLTHPRFGVEKTYRARLRGDVSAGALKALAEGVQLEDGVTAPAQVRLLRREGDATWIEIKIHEGRKRQIRRMGDAIGHPVIDLERIAFGPITLGKLKPGEVRPLTSAELRALKSAAGMKEATAHGRDERRQTARPSRTAATAKVASAHKDAGKGVFKGLKGLREASNGGDGRGKSASGKRFDSGVHGKCQGKNDGGPWSRPAGPRSRV; from the coding sequence ATGGACAGTCAAACTGTTCGTCTGCAAAAACTGCTGGCGGCGCACGGCGTCGCTTCTCGCCGCGAAGCGGAAGCTATGATCCGGGCGGGGCGGGTGCGCATCAACGGGACCGTCGTGCGGGAGCAGGGGGTTCGCGTCGACGGAGCCCGGGATGTGATCGAGGTGGACGGCCGTATCCTGAAACGGCGCGAAGCGCCCCTTTATTACGCCTTGTACAAGCCGAGGGGGGTCGTCACTACCTGCAAGGATCCCCAGGGACGGCAGACGGTGATCGGCCTTCTTTCCGGTGTCAATGAGCGGGTCTATCCCGTGGGCCGGCTTGATCGGGATACGGAAGGGTTATTGTTGTTGACCAACGACGGGCAGTTGGCCTTCCGGCTCACCCACCCCCGTTTCGGTGTCGAGAAGACTTACCGTGCCCGACTGCGCGGTGACGTGAGCGCTGGGGCCTTGAAGGCGCTGGCGGAAGGCGTTCAGCTGGAAGACGGGGTGACGGCGCCGGCCCAGGTCCGGTTGCTCCGCCGGGAAGGGGACGCCACATGGATCGAGATCAAGATCCATGAGGGTCGCAAGCGCCAGATCCGCCGGATGGGCGATGCTATCGGTCATCCGGTCATCGATCTGGAACGGATCGCTTTTGGACCGATCACCCTGGGCAAATTGAAGCCCGGCGAAGTCCGTCCGCTGACTTCGGCCGAACTCCGGGCCTTGAAGTCGGCGGCGGGGATGAAAGAAGCGACCGCCCACGGCAGGGACGAGCGCAGGCAGACGGCTCGGCCGAGCAGGACGGCTGCGACGGCCAAAGTGGCCTCTGCGCACAAGGACGCGGGTAAGGGCGTTTTCAAAGGTCTAAAGGGTTTGCGGGAAGCGAGCAACGGAGGCGATGGGCGTGGCAAGAGCGCGTCTGGAAAAAGGTTTGATTCAGGTGTACACGGGAAATGCCAAGGGAAAAACGACGGCGGCCCTTGGTCTCGCCCTGCGGGCCCTCGGTCACGGGTTTAA
- the ltrA gene encoding group II intron reverse transcriptase/maturase, protein MMEGEATMRSRDAQRQPNIPKGNCQREEAVNPQGTGGVPSALPAQEAKQPREETYDLMEKVVERGNMTEAYKRVMANKGAAGIDGMGLESLRPYLKEEWSRIKQELLEGTYRPQPVRRVEIPKPQGGTRKLGIPTVVDRLIQQALNQILMPIFDPDFSTNSYGFRPGKSAHQAVKKAKEYIADGYRWVVDMDLAQFFDRVNHDILMARVARKVKDKRILKLIREYLKAGVMLNGIRVKSEEGTPQGGPLSPLLANIILDDLDKALESRGHRFCRYADDCNVYVRSRRAGQRVMEGMAKFLEGRLKLQVNWEKSAVDRPWNRKFLGFSFTWHKAAKIRLAPQTVKRVKEKIRQFTGRNRSIAMEDRLVTLNQYLKGWMGYFRLIDTPSVLKELDEWLRRRLRMCLLKQWKRPKTRRRNLVALGIPEEWACNISGSRKGYWRLSLTPQMNKALGLAYWREQGLVSLVETYQSHRQPA, encoded by the coding sequence ATGATGGAAGGGGAAGCGACGATGCGTTCGCGTGACGCGCAGAGACAGCCGAATATCCCGAAAGGGAACTGCCAACGGGAGGAAGCGGTGAATCCGCAGGGGACCGGTGGAGTGCCGAGCGCGTTACCGGCACAAGAAGCGAAGCAACCCCGCGAAGAGACGTATGACCTGATGGAGAAAGTCGTCGAACGAGGGAACATGACGGAAGCGTATAAGCGAGTCATGGCCAACAAAGGCGCGGCCGGAATCGACGGTATGGGGCTAGAATCCCTGCGCCCGTACCTAAAAGAGGAATGGTCGCGCATTAAACAGGAATTGTTGGAGGGGACCTATCGACCGCAACCGGTCCGGCGGGTTGAAATTCCCAAACCCCAAGGCGGAACACGGAAGCTGGGCATTCCCACTGTCGTCGATCGACTGATCCAACAGGCCCTGAACCAGATCCTGATGCCGATCTTCGACCCTGACTTTTCCACGAACAGCTACGGATTTCGTCCGGGAAAGAGTGCGCACCAAGCGGTGAAGAAAGCGAAGGAATACATCGCCGACGGCTACCGATGGGTGGTTGACATGGACCTGGCCCAGTTCTTTGATCGCGTCAATCACGACATTCTCATGGCGCGCGTAGCGCGCAAGGTGAAGGACAAACGAATCTTGAAGTTGATCCGAGAATACCTCAAGGCCGGGGTCATGCTCAACGGGATTCGTGTGAAGAGCGAGGAAGGAACACCCCAGGGAGGTCCACTCAGCCCTTTGCTGGCGAACATCATCCTGGATGATTTGGATAAGGCACTGGAAAGCCGGGGACATCGCTTCTGCCGGTACGCCGACGACTGTAACGTCTACGTCCGCAGTCGACGGGCAGGGCAACGAGTGATGGAGGGTATGGCAAAGTTTCTGGAGGGGCGGTTAAAACTGCAGGTCAACTGGGAGAAAAGCGCAGTCGACCGACCCTGGAACCGAAAGTTTCTGGGGTTTTCATTTACGTGGCATAAGGCAGCAAAGATTCGGCTCGCCCCCCAAACGGTGAAACGGGTGAAAGAGAAGATTCGCCAGTTCACTGGGCGGAACCGAAGCATTGCGATGGAGGACCGACTGGTCACCCTCAACCAATACCTGAAAGGCTGGATGGGCTACTTTCGACTCATTGACACGCCAAGCGTACTTAAAGAGTTGGATGAGTGGCTTCGCCGACGACTGCGGATGTGCCTGCTCAAGCAATGGAAGCGCCCGAAGACACGAAGACGAAACTTAGTGGCGTTGGGGATCCCGGAGGAATGGGCATGCAACATCAGCGGCTCACGAAAAGGATATTGGCGTCTGTCCTTGACCCCGCAAATGAATAAAGCCCTTGGCCTCGCCTACTGGCGGGAACAGGGCTTAGTCAGTTTAGTCGAAACATACCAATCTCATCGTCAACCAGCATGA
- the aroH gene encoding chorismate mutase gives MTVNYVRGIRGAVTVEENTKEAIQQATKELLREIVEANRLRLEDIASAIFTVTPDLNADFPAYAAREAGWHQVPLMCMSEINVPEALGRCVRVLIHVNTPKGQEDMVHVYLGGAVRLRPDLSR, from the coding sequence ATGACGGTCAATTATGTGCGCGGCATCCGCGGCGCCGTCACTGTCGAGGAGAACACTAAGGAAGCGATCCAGCAGGCCACCAAGGAACTGCTGCGGGAGATCGTCGAGGCCAACAGGTTGCGGCTCGAAGACATCGCCTCGGCCATCTTTACGGTCACGCCGGATCTGAACGCCGATTTTCCGGCTTACGCGGCCCGGGAGGCGGGATGGCACCAGGTGCCGCTCATGTGCATGAGCGAGATCAATGTGCCCGAGGCGTTGGGCCGCTGTGTGCGGGTGTTGATTCATGTCAACACGCCCAAGGGCCAAGAAGATATGGTTCATGTCTACCTGGGCGGCGCCGTCCGACTGCGGCCAGACTTGAGCCGGTGA